In the Euzebya rosea genome, one interval contains:
- a CDS encoding ABC transporter permease, producing the protein MNTTTDTTGTEPTMLTDDPAHVTDAEAIQAEGSARARLGGAMGRMGNLGLVGAIVLVALVGAVTAPENFLTSDNLLTILRQAAVIGVVTVGMTFVIIGGGIDLSVGALVALASVWATTGATQQFGVLGMVGVALLVGTLAGLVNGVLIAYGRVVSFIATLAMLVSARGLAANISNKRVQLVEVQSFTRISQGDFLGLPNLVWVVGIVFVIGWVLLNRTTFGRHTFAIGGNVEAARLAGINIRRHTMMLYGLSGLCTGIGAILIAARTTTGSSTHGELYELDAIAAVIIGGTLLTGGKGTIVGSALGVFIFTLLQNVFALNNLSTDLQNIAKGLIIVAAVLLQMRSGRDRA; encoded by the coding sequence ATGAACACCACGACCGACACAACAGGAACAGAGCCGACGATGCTGACCGACGACCCCGCACACGTCACCGACGCCGAGGCGATCCAGGCCGAGGGCAGCGCCCGCGCCAGGCTGGGCGGCGCGATGGGCCGGATGGGCAACCTCGGACTGGTCGGGGCGATCGTCCTCGTGGCCCTCGTCGGAGCGGTCACGGCCCCCGAGAACTTCCTCACCAGCGACAACCTGCTGACCATCCTCCGACAGGCCGCCGTCATCGGCGTCGTCACCGTCGGCATGACCTTCGTCATCATCGGCGGGGGCATCGACCTGTCGGTCGGCGCGCTGGTCGCGCTGGCCTCGGTGTGGGCGACAACCGGGGCCACCCAGCAGTTCGGCGTCCTCGGCATGGTCGGCGTGGCGCTGCTGGTCGGCACCCTCGCCGGGCTGGTCAACGGGGTGCTGATCGCCTACGGACGCGTGGTGTCGTTCATCGCGACGCTCGCCATGCTCGTGTCCGCGCGGGGCCTGGCCGCCAACATCTCCAACAAACGCGTGCAGCTCGTCGAGGTCCAGAGCTTCACCCGGATCAGCCAGGGCGACTTCCTGGGCCTGCCGAACCTCGTCTGGGTCGTCGGCATCGTCTTCGTCATCGGCTGGGTGCTGCTGAACCGCACGACCTTCGGTCGCCACACCTTCGCCATCGGTGGCAACGTGGAGGCCGCTCGCCTGGCCGGCATCAACATCCGCCGGCACACGATGATGCTGTACGGCCTGTCGGGCCTGTGCACCGGCATCGGCGCGATCCTGATCGCGGCCCGCACCACGACGGGGTCCAGCACCCACGGCGAGCTCTACGAGCTCGACGCCATCGCCGCGGTGATCATCGGCGGCACGCTGCTGACCGGCGGCAAGGGCACGATCGTCGGTTCGGCGCTGGGCGTGTTCATCTTCACGCTGCTGCAGAACGTGTT